The following are encoded together in the Novipirellula galeiformis genome:
- a CDS encoding NUDIX hydrolase — MNLRLWTNPILGKSTRMSDNMPRIGKKRGVVGVIFREEKLLIIRRSLTVTAPGKLCLPGGTIEKGESEQFALVREMQEELAIDVEPIRLLWRSVTPWGTTLAWWLSALEPDVLPVPNPAEVSEYHWMDSREICNAREMLPSLPEFIQAIRAEEVRLDIAF, encoded by the coding sequence ATGAATCTACGATTGTGGACCAACCCGATCTTAGGTAAAAGCACCCGTATGAGTGACAACATGCCAAGAATCGGAAAAAAGCGAGGCGTCGTGGGAGTGATCTTCCGCGAGGAAAAACTATTGATCATTCGCCGGTCCTTGACCGTCACCGCACCGGGAAAGCTCTGCTTGCCGGGCGGCACGATCGAAAAGGGCGAAAGCGAACAGTTTGCGTTGGTTCGCGAGATGCAGGAAGAGTTGGCAATCGATGTCGAACCGATTCGCCTGCTGTGGCGGAGCGTGACCCCCTGGGGAACCACCTTGGCGTGGTGGTTGTCAGCATTGGAACCCGACGTTTTACCGGTCCCGAATCCCGCGGAGGTCTCCGAATATCACTGGATGGATAGCCGGGAAATCTGTAACGCTCGCGAGATGTTGCCGAGTCTGCCTGAATTCATTCAAGCGATTCGCGCTGAAGAGGTCCGCTTAGACATCGCCTTCTAA
- a CDS encoding GDP-L-fucose synthase family protein, producing MTTLSGKIYVAGHRGMVGSAVCRRLAAAGTCEVLTASREALDLTHQSSVEDFFAEEKPDTVIFAAARVGGVLANDTYPVEFLADNLLMSTFAINAAYASGVKRFLFLGSTCIYPRDCAQPIQENALLSGPLEKTNEAYALAKIAGLKLCQYYRRQHGVMFHSAMPTNLYGPGDNYHPQHSHVLPALLRRFHEAKIAGSPSVTIWGTGTPRREFLFVDDLADALLFLLGQDNPPDWVNLGTGIDLSILELAQLVAKTVGYEGAVKTDPEKPDGTPIKCSDVSLLHRMGWKHKVELTQGLRTTYDHFLSEVESGEIRSV from the coding sequence ATGACTACACTCTCAGGAAAAATCTACGTCGCCGGCCATCGGGGCATGGTCGGTTCCGCGGTATGCCGTCGGTTGGCGGCTGCAGGTACCTGCGAGGTGCTGACGGCCAGTCGCGAGGCGCTGGATCTAACGCACCAAAGCTCAGTCGAAGATTTCTTTGCGGAAGAAAAACCTGACACGGTCATTTTCGCTGCCGCTCGTGTGGGAGGTGTGCTTGCCAACGATACCTATCCCGTGGAATTCTTGGCCGATAACTTGCTGATGTCAACATTTGCAATCAATGCGGCTTATGCATCGGGGGTGAAACGCTTTTTGTTTCTCGGCAGCACCTGTATTTATCCTCGCGATTGCGCTCAACCCATCCAGGAGAACGCTCTGCTGAGCGGTCCGCTAGAAAAGACAAACGAAGCCTACGCGCTGGCTAAAATAGCGGGCTTGAAATTGTGCCAATATTATCGTCGCCAACACGGCGTGATGTTTCACAGCGCGATGCCCACCAACCTGTACGGCCCCGGCGACAATTACCATCCCCAACATAGCCACGTATTGCCCGCATTACTGCGGCGATTCCACGAGGCAAAAATCGCGGGCTCGCCGAGCGTTACAATCTGGGGCACGGGGACGCCACGTCGCGAATTCCTTTTCGTTGACGACCTGGCCGATGCATTGCTATTTCTGCTGGGACAAGACAATCCACCGGACTGGGTCAACCTAGGAACGGGCATCGACCTTTCGATTCTTGAACTCGCCCAACTTGTCGCCAAGACGGTCGGCTATGAAGGCGCCGTCAAGACCGACCCCGAAAAACCAGATGGCACCCCGATTAAATGCAGTGACGTATCGCTGTTGCACCGCATGGGATGGAAACACAAGGTCGAACTCACCCAGGGACTCCGAACCACGTATGATCACTTCCTGAGCGAAGTTGAATCGGGTGAAATCCGATCCGTTTGA
- the gmd gene encoding GDP-mannose 4,6-dehydratase: protein MANSTPTPKSALITGITGQDGSYLAELLLEKGYTVHGLVRRSSTFSTERIEHIYKDIHENSRLRLHYGDLTDGQALTNLVLEIEPDEIYNLGAQSHVRVSFDQPVYTLQTVGVGALNVLEAARLLNKKKSVRVYQASSSEMYGDVMQTPQTELTPFNPQSPYACAKVFAFHQTVNYRESYDMFASNGILFNHESERRGETFVTRKITRAAGRIKVGMQKKLYLGNLDAKRDWGYAKDYVEGMWRILQHDEPDDFVLATGRTETVRDFAKLVFQQLDLNYEDFVEIDPRYFRPAEVELLLGDPSKAKEKLGWEATTNLEELARIMTEHDLELAKREAHANSFVPS, encoded by the coding sequence ATGGCAAACAGCACCCCGACGCCGAAAAGTGCATTAATCACCGGGATCACCGGCCAAGACGGCAGCTATCTGGCTGAACTGCTGCTTGAGAAAGGCTACACCGTCCATGGACTCGTTCGCCGCAGCAGCACGTTTTCGACCGAACGCATCGAGCACATCTATAAAGACATTCACGAAAACTCAAGGCTCCGCCTGCATTACGGCGACCTAACGGACGGCCAAGCGTTGACGAACTTGGTACTCGAAATTGAGCCCGACGAAATCTACAACCTGGGCGCGCAAAGCCACGTTCGCGTCTCATTTGATCAACCGGTTTACACTTTGCAAACCGTCGGCGTCGGCGCTCTGAACGTTCTCGAAGCGGCACGCTTGCTGAACAAAAAGAAGTCGGTTCGCGTCTACCAAGCCAGCAGTAGTGAAATGTACGGCGATGTCATGCAAACGCCGCAAACCGAACTGACGCCGTTTAACCCTCAGTCGCCCTACGCGTGTGCCAAGGTGTTCGCGTTCCACCAGACGGTGAACTATCGCGAAAGCTACGACATGTTTGCCAGCAACGGGATCTTGTTCAACCATGAATCCGAGCGTCGCGGAGAAACCTTTGTAACGAGAAAAATCACGCGTGCAGCCGGACGGATCAAAGTCGGGATGCAGAAAAAACTGTACCTCGGGAATCTCGATGCCAAACGTGACTGGGGCTACGCAAAAGACTATGTCGAAGGCATGTGGCGGATCCTTCAGCACGACGAGCCCGATGATTTCGTGCTTGCCACCGGACGAACCGAAACCGTGCGCGACTTTGCGAAACTCGTGTTTCAACAACTCGACCTAAACTACGAAGACTTCGTTGAGATCGATCCACGCTACTTCCGCCCTGCCGAAGTGGAACTATTGCTTGGTGACCCGAGCAAAGCCAAAGAGAAACTCGGCTGGGAAGCAACGACGAACCTTGAAGAACTCGCACGCATCATGACCGAGCACGATCTTGAACTGGCGAAGCGTGAAGCCCACGCGAACAGCTTCGTACCAAGCTAG
- a CDS encoding PTS sugar transporter subunit IIA, with product MDDLDAARIAEYLHVTPDQVVKMADRGRVPARKVGGQWRFSKAEIHHWLEERIGLSAADELDKVQQVLDRVSPEAVDRPIHELCSIDTLQVPLNARTRGSVIRSMCNLAGKTGLMWDAPAMAEAVQAREQMHPTALDCGVALLHPRRPQTSILADSVIALGICPSAIPFADRGQLTDVFFLICSYDDRIHLRILAKLSRMIIDDSFLIELRTSTSPGEAWHALKECEERVDEL from the coding sequence ATGGACGATCTCGACGCGGCTCGAATAGCGGAATACCTGCACGTGACCCCGGACCAAGTGGTCAAAATGGCTGACCGTGGCAGGGTGCCGGCACGAAAAGTTGGTGGCCAATGGCGGTTTAGTAAGGCCGAAATTCATCACTGGCTCGAGGAACGAATTGGGTTAAGCGCGGCCGATGAGCTCGACAAAGTTCAACAAGTGCTCGACCGTGTCTCGCCCGAAGCGGTCGATCGACCGATTCACGAATTGTGCAGCATCGACACCCTGCAAGTCCCATTGAACGCGCGCACGCGCGGCAGCGTGATTCGCTCGATGTGCAATTTGGCGGGAAAGACGGGGCTGATGTGGGACGCCCCGGCAATGGCCGAAGCGGTGCAGGCACGCGAACAAATGCATCCCACGGCACTCGATTGCGGCGTGGCGTTGCTGCACCCCCGACGCCCCCAAACCTCCATTCTGGCCGACTCGGTGATTGCGTTGGGAATCTGTCCTTCGGCCATCCCGTTCGCCGATCGTGGCCAATTAACCGATGTTTTCTTCCTGATTTGCTCTTACGACGATCGGATTCACCTTCGTATCCTCGCAAAATTGAGTCGCATGATTATCGACGATTCGTTTTTGATTGAGTTACGTACCAGTACATCGCCCGGCGAAGCGTGGCACGCACTGAAGGAGTGCGAAGAACGCGTTGACGAGCTTTGA
- a CDS encoding glycine/sarcosine N-methyltransferase, translating to MSIPKDGNTHSMPLSPPQQRFGKNPVKQRETDNYAQEYIKGFVDKWDELIDWDSRAESEGDFFIQALRKHNVRRVLDVATGTGFHSVRLLEAGFEVVSADGSPEMLVKAFENARHRGHILRTVQADWRWLNRDVRGEYDAIICLGNSFTHMFQERDRRKALAEYYAMLKHDGILILDQRNYDRILDDGFSSKHTYYYCGDNVRAAPEHIDDGLARFRYDFPDQSSYHLNMFPLRKHYMRRLMQEVGFQNIETFGDFQETYHDEEPDFYIHVAEKSYESLEGSIDIQVAGASQ from the coding sequence ATGTCGATTCCGAAGGATGGAAACACACACTCGATGCCGCTATCGCCGCCACAGCAGCGGTTTGGCAAAAACCCGGTGAAGCAACGAGAGACCGACAACTATGCCCAGGAGTACATCAAAGGGTTCGTCGACAAGTGGGACGAGCTAATCGATTGGGACAGTCGTGCCGAGAGCGAAGGTGACTTTTTCATCCAAGCGTTAAGAAAGCACAATGTACGCAGGGTGCTCGACGTCGCCACCGGAACCGGTTTTCATTCGGTCCGCTTATTGGAGGCCGGATTTGAGGTGGTCAGCGCCGACGGGAGTCCCGAAATGCTGGTGAAAGCGTTTGAGAATGCGCGACACCGAGGCCACATTCTTCGCACCGTTCAAGCGGATTGGCGGTGGCTCAATCGCGATGTCCGTGGCGAGTACGACGCCATCATTTGTCTGGGGAATTCGTTCACTCACATGTTCCAAGAACGCGATCGCCGCAAGGCCCTCGCTGAGTATTACGCGATGCTAAAGCACGATGGCATCCTGATTCTCGACCAACGGAACTACGATCGTATTCTCGACGATGGCTTCTCCAGCAAGCACACCTATTACTATTGCGGCGACAACGTCCGAGCGGCTCCGGAGCACATCGACGATGGGCTGGCGCGGTTCCGATATGATTTTCCCGATCAATCCAGCTATCACTTGAACATGTTTCCGCTACGCAAACACTACATGCGACGGCTGATGCAAGAGGTCGGTTTCCAGAACATCGAAACGTTTGGTGATTTTCAAGAAACGTATCACGATGAAGAACCCGATTTCTATATTCACGTTGCCGAGAAATCCTACGAGTCGCTTGAAGGATCAATCGACATCCAAGTTGCAGGGGCAAGCCAATGA
- a CDS encoding SAM-dependent methyltransferase: MSGNYSTAVNTAREYYNSEDADSFYSLIWGGEDIHIGCYANDAEPIETASRRTVSKMADRLRDTLSPNSRVLDLGAGYGGAARYLAERFGCQVVALNLSETENSRCRKLNAEQSLDHLVEVVDGSFEAIPSDDHRFDVVWSQDAILHSGNRTQVISEVSRVLKPGGDFVFTDPMQADDCPVGVLQPILNRIHLNTLASPKFYIDQCDAVGMRLIDFECLTPQLVRHYARVLEETTAREMEINELISPDYLQRMKAGLGHWIDGGHHGYLAWGIFHFTKSELS, translated from the coding sequence ATGAGCGGAAACTATTCCACCGCCGTGAACACGGCACGCGAGTACTACAACAGTGAAGATGCCGATTCGTTCTACTCCTTGATCTGGGGTGGCGAAGACATTCACATCGGCTGCTACGCGAACGACGCCGAGCCCATCGAAACAGCCAGCCGTCGTACGGTGTCAAAAATGGCCGATCGGCTCCGTGACACTCTTTCGCCAAACTCGCGTGTGTTGGACCTCGGCGCGGGCTACGGCGGCGCCGCACGCTATCTCGCCGAGCGATTTGGTTGCCAAGTCGTCGCCTTGAATTTGAGCGAAACCGAAAACTCACGATGTCGAAAATTGAACGCCGAGCAATCCCTCGATCATTTAGTCGAGGTGGTTGACGGCAGTTTCGAAGCGATTCCCTCGGATGACCATCGTTTTGATGTGGTGTGGTCTCAGGATGCGATCTTGCACAGCGGAAATCGAACGCAAGTGATCTCCGAGGTCTCGCGCGTCTTAAAGCCGGGTGGCGACTTTGTCTTTACCGATCCGATGCAGGCCGATGATTGCCCCGTAGGGGTGTTGCAACCGATTCTAAATCGGATTCATTTGAACACGCTCGCGTCCCCCAAATTCTATATCGATCAATGCGATGCAGTGGGCATGCGTTTGATCGATTTCGAATGCCTGACGCCACAGTTGGTGCGACATTATGCTCGCGTGCTCGAGGAAACGACCGCGCGCGAAATGGAGATCAATGAACTGATTTCACCTGACTACCTGCAACGAATGAAAGCGGGACTCGGTCACTGGATCGATGGCGGTCATCACGGCTATTTGGCGTGGGGGATTTTCCACTTTACCAAGTCCGAACTCAGCTAA
- a CDS encoding BCCT family transporter, with protein MINAQPKRAIRRRVLGVEIEAHPVVFPVSAIIVVGFVIATAAAPRRAMMLFDYLQTTIAEQFSWLYLAAMTGFLLFAIYLCFSRFGNILLGKDGERPEFSTMTWFAMLFSAGMGIGMLFFGVAEPMLHFVDPPNLRNGVIANAESLAAARGAMGITLFHWCLHPWALYSLVGVSLAYFSFRRGMPLSFRSVFYPLLGKRIDGWLGDSIDILSVVATLFGLATSLGLGAKQINAGLSYVFGLPQSTTVQIILIACITMLAVGSLLSGLHVGVRRLSELNMVLAGSLLVFLFVAGPTVYLLGAVVDNAGAYAERLPHASFWTASYAESSKSDWLASWTLFYWGWWIAWSPFVGMFIARVSRGRTIREFITGVLLVPSGVAIVWLTGFGNTAMHQEIYKSLDPHAATITNFYDYTPQQYDVQIIDPASGLPQSEDGAWLIGATANGVASPQGVQMRQSPSGLLTKSGNAVEYVRGVLVHAGTWTPYHPTVEERFHGPFKSEHASLSLSGYLTEPVLTSSHRSKVDTSATAMFVMLRSYPFPTVTALLGVLCVILFFVTSSDSASLVADIIASGGSPNPTVGTRLFWGILEGVLASVLLLAGGLKALQTGSITIGLPFCVLIILMCISLLKALREEVDAPEIR; from the coding sequence TTGATCAATGCTCAACCAAAGCGAGCGATTCGTCGCCGCGTGCTTGGTGTCGAAATCGAGGCCCACCCGGTCGTCTTTCCGGTTTCGGCGATCATCGTTGTCGGATTTGTTATCGCTACCGCGGCGGCGCCTCGCCGCGCGATGATGCTGTTCGATTACTTGCAAACCACCATCGCCGAACAATTCAGTTGGCTGTACCTCGCGGCGATGACTGGTTTCCTGTTATTCGCTATCTACCTTTGTTTCAGTCGTTTTGGGAACATTCTGCTTGGCAAAGACGGCGAACGCCCCGAGTTCTCGACCATGACATGGTTCGCGATGTTATTTAGCGCCGGGATGGGGATTGGTATGCTGTTCTTTGGCGTTGCCGAGCCCATGCTGCATTTCGTCGATCCACCAAACTTGCGCAACGGCGTCATCGCCAATGCCGAAAGTCTCGCCGCAGCGCGCGGTGCGATGGGGATCACCTTGTTTCATTGGTGCTTGCACCCCTGGGCGCTCTATTCGTTGGTCGGCGTGTCGCTCGCGTACTTTAGCTTTCGTCGCGGCATGCCACTGAGCTTCCGATCGGTGTTTTATCCATTGTTGGGTAAGCGGATTGATGGCTGGCTCGGCGACTCGATCGATATTCTCTCCGTGGTTGCCACGCTGTTTGGCTTAGCAACCTCGCTCGGACTCGGGGCCAAACAAATCAACGCGGGATTGAGCTATGTGTTTGGTTTGCCGCAAAGCACTACAGTGCAAATTATCTTGATCGCGTGCATCACCATGCTCGCAGTCGGATCGCTGCTATCGGGACTACACGTTGGCGTTCGTCGCTTAAGCGAATTGAATATGGTTCTAGCGGGATCGCTGCTCGTGTTTCTGTTTGTAGCAGGCCCTACGGTCTACTTGCTTGGTGCCGTCGTGGACAACGCCGGTGCCTACGCCGAACGTTTGCCGCATGCATCGTTTTGGACGGCCAGCTATGCCGAGTCCTCCAAATCCGATTGGCTTGCTAGTTGGACTTTGTTTTACTGGGGTTGGTGGATCGCATGGTCACCATTTGTAGGCATGTTTATCGCCCGCGTCTCACGAGGTCGGACGATTCGCGAATTTATTACCGGCGTATTGTTGGTTCCCAGCGGCGTCGCGATTGTTTGGTTGACTGGATTTGGTAACACCGCGATGCACCAGGAAATCTACAAGTCGCTTGACCCGCACGCTGCGACGATCACTAATTTCTACGACTACACACCCCAGCAATATGATGTGCAAATCATCGACCCGGCGTCCGGACTCCCCCAGAGCGAAGACGGAGCGTGGCTAATCGGAGCCACGGCAAATGGGGTCGCCAGTCCTCAAGGCGTACAAATGCGTCAAAGCCCCTCAGGGCTCCTCACGAAATCGGGAAATGCGGTCGAGTATGTTCGCGGGGTGCTTGTTCACGCCGGAACGTGGACGCCGTATCATCCAACGGTGGAAGAACGCTTTCATGGACCTTTCAAGTCCGAGCACGCATCGCTGAGTCTATCGGGCTATTTAACCGAACCGGTACTGACATCGTCGCATCGATCCAAAGTCGACACTAGCGCGACGGCCATGTTCGTGATGCTGCGATCCTACCCATTCCCCACCGTCACGGCATTGTTGGGAGTGCTATGTGTGATCCTGTTCTTCGTCACCTCATCGGACTCCGCGTCGCTGGTCGCCGACATCATTGCCTCCGGCGGAAGCCCCAATCCCACGGTAGGAACGCGTTTGTTCTGGGGGATTTTGGAAGGGGTGTTGGCCTCGGTACTTCTTCTCGCTGGCGGTTTAAAAGCCTTGCAAACGGGTTCAATCACGATCGGTTTGCCGTTCTGTGTGCTGATCATTCTAATGTGCATCAGTCTATTAAAAGCGCTGCGAGAGGAAGTCGACGCGCCCGAGATCCGCTAA
- a CDS encoding FkbM family methyltransferase, giving the protein MQRMKFRSYKLLFENQASAESMVRQIDEFPSFFTPKVDRPLIIDCGANIGVSVLEWKTRWPGSEIICFEPDPFAFQILQKNIDLNDVPSVRCINAAVSDREDTVPFYGEVSARGDARGNSIDAAWGQREGTAESMVKCKRLSSYIAMRDVSFLKLDIEGAEQRVLVEIADQLDRVEAIYVEVHETDDSVEYNSAAQIEQLLKDTGFHVEAESRFSEHALPVHLDAWRDSVGARQVQLMGWR; this is encoded by the coding sequence ATGCAGAGAATGAAATTTCGCAGCTACAAGCTGTTGTTCGAGAACCAAGCCTCCGCCGAATCGATGGTCCGTCAAATTGATGAGTTCCCGTCCTTCTTTACGCCCAAAGTCGACCGCCCGTTGATCATTGACTGCGGTGCGAATATTGGTGTCTCCGTGCTGGAATGGAAGACGCGTTGGCCGGGATCGGAGATCATCTGTTTTGAACCCGATCCCTTTGCGTTCCAAATCTTGCAAAAAAACATTGATCTCAATGATGTCCCGAGTGTGCGGTGTATCAACGCGGCGGTATCCGATCGCGAGGACACGGTTCCCTTTTATGGCGAGGTATCAGCGCGAGGCGATGCCCGCGGTAATTCCATTGATGCCGCCTGGGGACAACGTGAAGGGACGGCAGAGAGCATGGTCAAATGCAAACGTTTATCAAGCTACATTGCCATGCGGGATGTCAGTTTTTTGAAACTCGATATCGAAGGAGCGGAACAACGTGTGTTAGTGGAGATAGCCGATCAGTTGGATCGCGTGGAAGCGATCTACGTTGAAGTCCACGAAACCGACGACAGCGTTGAATACAATTCTGCAGCACAAATCGAGCAATTGCTGAAGGATACCGGGTTTCATGTCGAAGCCGAATCACGTTTCAGCGAACATGCGTTGCCAGTGCATCTGGATGCTTGGCGTGATAGCGTTGGAGCGCGACAGGTTCAACTGATGGGGTGGCGATAA
- a CDS encoding universal stress protein, which produces MQNILLATDGSKSAEVAAEFLAHLPHRDKVELTVVTVIEIPSIDRAYPMSEWMLKSMEREHAYARESFAKIEQMFAGANVNLRHLIREGDRGVSIVQVARELSAGLIVLGARGHSLVGRILLGSTSEFVATHAHCSVLVVRPRPTPAPDRPLRIAIGYEATPSAQAALEEFLETGWGHQTEVDLVAVISFSSGIAYQIERDPESIIQIATTANQSALIRLHQDVPQAEPHVIESTHVSEGLVTFVETRQSDLLIVGETPRHFLGRALMGSVTRYVVRHAPCSVWITRNRVIRDLGFANETSTQGDT; this is translated from the coding sequence ATGCAGAACATCCTTCTTGCCACCGATGGTTCCAAAAGCGCCGAAGTTGCCGCTGAATTTTTGGCACATTTGCCCCATCGCGACAAGGTCGAATTGACCGTGGTCACGGTGATCGAGATTCCTTCGATTGATCGTGCCTATCCGATGTCCGAATGGATGCTGAAGTCCATGGAGCGCGAACATGCCTACGCGCGGGAGTCGTTTGCCAAAATTGAGCAGATGTTCGCAGGAGCCAATGTCAACCTACGGCACCTCATTCGTGAAGGCGATCGCGGCGTCTCAATCGTGCAAGTCGCGCGCGAGTTATCAGCGGGTCTGATTGTCCTTGGCGCCCGCGGTCATTCTCTTGTCGGTCGCATCTTGCTCGGCAGTACCAGCGAGTTTGTCGCCACGCATGCTCATTGCAGTGTGCTGGTCGTCCGCCCCCGACCGACACCAGCACCGGATCGCCCCTTGCGAATCGCCATCGGATACGAAGCGACGCCTTCAGCTCAAGCGGCATTAGAAGAATTTCTTGAAACCGGCTGGGGGCACCAAACCGAAGTCGACCTCGTTGCGGTAATCTCATTCTCAAGCGGCATCGCTTACCAGATCGAACGCGATCCCGAATCCATCATCCAAATCGCCACCACCGCAAATCAATCTGCATTGATCCGATTGCATCAGGACGTGCCGCAGGCGGAGCCCCATGTCATCGAAAGCACGCATGTCAGTGAGGGTTTGGTGACGTTTGTCGAAACCCGTCAAAGTGACCTCTTGATCGTGGGAGAAACTCCTCGCCATTTTCTCGGTCGAGCCTTGATGGGAAGTGTCACTCGGTACGTCGTCCGTCACGCGCCGTGCAGCGTCTGGATCACGCGAAATCGGGTAATTCGTGATCTGGGATTCGCAAACGAGACATCTACACAAGGGGACACTTGA
- a CDS encoding DUF1269 domain-containing protein: MNAECLVAVYPSLAKAQVGLEVLETFDFASDAVSTVWRGREEALEHLNWEQGAQNAQDVVTTMALGAFISGAVAVPFAVATMIIPVIITGPLVAIAGGATMGGVLGEARHWGIHRHASKSYEQQIADGAVLVIVTSTKARIDEAQQGLQTTHPSHLDRFAYQHAIKLDAG, translated from the coding sequence ATGAATGCCGAATGTTTAGTTGCGGTGTATCCATCGTTAGCAAAGGCACAAGTGGGCTTGGAGGTCCTCGAAACATTTGATTTTGCCTCGGATGCAGTCTCCACGGTTTGGCGTGGGCGGGAGGAAGCATTGGAACACTTGAATTGGGAACAAGGCGCACAGAACGCGCAAGACGTCGTCACCACGATGGCACTGGGCGCGTTCATCAGCGGTGCGGTGGCGGTACCATTTGCGGTCGCGACCATGATCATCCCCGTCATCATTACCGGGCCACTCGTGGCGATTGCCGGAGGGGCAACGATGGGAGGGGTTTTAGGCGAAGCTCGACACTGGGGCATCCATCGCCACGCTTCAAAAAGCTATGAACAACAAATCGCCGACGGAGCGGTGCTTGTGATTGTGACCAGCACGAAAGCACGGATCGACGAAGCACAACAAGGACTGCAAACCACGCATCCTAGCCATCTCGATCGATTTGCCTATCAACACGCAATCAAATTGGACGCGGGGTAA
- a CDS encoding ANTAR domain-containing response regulator, whose translation MNTSLRIVVADDDPAMCEYMQTTLTLLGHQVVGIANSGQELVQQCRQLKPKLVITDLKMPEMDGLEAIKAIGNTLPIAFILVSAHHDSDTIARALDQQVLAYLVKPIKRADLETAIAVTMRRFAEFQALFQQTDSLRQSLEDRKTIEKAKGVLMQRAGIDEPDAFKRLQKMASDNNWKLAEAAKYLLATDQALQ comes from the coding sequence ATGAACACTTCGCTACGTATTGTTGTCGCCGATGACGATCCCGCAATGTGCGAGTACATGCAAACGACGTTGACGTTGCTGGGACACCAAGTCGTCGGCATCGCCAACAGCGGCCAAGAATTAGTCCAGCAGTGTCGGCAGTTGAAACCTAAATTGGTCATCACGGATTTGAAAATGCCCGAGATGGACGGACTCGAAGCCATCAAAGCGATTGGAAACACATTACCAATCGCGTTCATTTTAGTCAGCGCCCATCACGACAGCGATACGATCGCACGCGCGTTGGACCAGCAAGTGCTCGCCTACCTCGTCAAGCCAATCAAACGCGCGGATTTGGAAACCGCGATTGCAGTCACGATGCGTCGATTCGCTGAGTTCCAAGCGTTGTTTCAACAAACCGACTCGCTGAGGCAATCGCTCGAAGACCGTAAAACAATCGAAAAAGCAAAGGGCGTATTGATGCAACGGGCCGGCATCGATGAACCAGATGCCTTCAAGCGGCTTCAGAAAATGGCCAGTGATAACAATTGGAAGTTGGCCGAGGCAGCGAAATACCTGCTCGCGACCGATCAAGCGCTTCAATAG